The region catcctcatcatacaactcttctcctgagtctgaaccacccaccacctctgccaccccaacatccccagacacagacccctcatcgtcctcaacattaacttgggatgctggcctgagccagacctcctcctccacatcaggccccatcatctcctcaatggcagccctcattaatcgctctggcgccggaccgatggacacaacgttctcctccggggagggctgctgctgaccactggctgctggggtggatgttatagcttgcgtggggcgttggctgttgctgttgttgggagtgctgctcacagcggaggtctctggggaactcatgttgagctcatatagtggttgacggtgagtggagtattactgatcccagcaatatacacactgactggcagagtacgcaatgctatatagtgtggctgagcggtgtacacagagtggcagtaaacacaatgccatatagtctggctgagcgagcggtgtactactgttcccagcagaatcagagtggcagtaaacaatggtatatagtctggctgagcagtgtacacagagtgtcagtaaacaatggtatatagtctggctgagcggtgtacacagagtgtcagtaaacaatggtatatagtctggctgagcggtgtacacagagtgtcagtaaacaatggtatatagtctggctgagcggtgtacacagagtgtcagtaaacaatggtatatagtctggctgagcggtgtacacagagtgtcagtaaacaatggtatatagtctggctgagcggtgtacacagagtgtcagtaaacaatggtatatagtctggctgagcggtgtacacagagtgtcagtaaacaatggtatatagtctggctgagcggtgtacacagagtgtcagtaaacaacggtatatagtctggctgagcggtgtacacagagtggcagtaaacacaatgctatatatagcgtggctgagcgaggtgcacagtggcagtacacacaatgctatattagtcaggctaagccgtgtacacagagtgtcagaaaacacaatgctatatatagcgtggctgagcgaggtgcacagtggcagtacacacaatgctatatatagcgtggctgagcgaggtgcacagtggcagtacacacaatgctatattagtcaggctagcctaagccgtgtacacagagtgtcagaaaacacaatgctatatatatagcgtggctgagcgaggtgcacagtggcagtacacacaatgctatatatagcgtggctgagcgaggtgcacagtggcagtacacacaatgctatatatagcgtggctgagcgaggtgcacagtggcagtacacacaatgctatattagtcaggctagcctaagccgtgtacacagagtgtcagaaaacacaatgctatatatatagcgtggctgagtgaggtgcacagtggcagtacacacaatgctatatatagcgtggctgaacgaggtgcacagtggcagtacacacaatgctatatatagcgtggctgagcgaggtgcacagtggcagtacacacaatgctatatatagcgtggctgagcgaggtgcacagtggcagtacacacaatgctatatatagcgtggctgagcgaggtgcacagtggcagtacacacaatgctatatatagcgtggctgagcgaggtgcacagtggcagtacacacaatgctatattagtcaggctagcctaagccgtgtacacagagtgtcagaaaacacaatgctatatatatagcgtggctgagcgaggtgcacagtggcagtacacacaatgctatatatagcgtggctgagcgaggtgcacagtggcagtacacacaatgctatatatagcgtggctgagcgaggtgcacagtggcagtacacacaatgctatattagtcagactagcctaagccgtgtacacagagtgtcagaaaacacaatgctatatatatagcgtggctgagcgaggtacacagtggcagtaaacaatgctatatatagtgtggctgagcgagcggtgtactactgttcccagcagcgacacacaatgactgggggggaccctggctagcgtggctggagagcgaactaccctgcctgcctacccaaagctaaacccacagacaaatggcggagatatgacgtggttcgggtatttatttacccgaaccacgtgaccgttcggccaatcagagcgcgttcgggcccgaaccacgtgacccgttcggccaatcacagcgctagccgaacgttcggggaacgttcggccatgcgctcttagttcggccatgtggctgaacggtttggccgagcaccgtcaggtgttcggccgaactcgaacatcacccgaacagggtgatgttctgcagaacccgaacagtggcgaacactgttcgcccaacactacttaatataccctgtgaatttggtgtttctaaattttaagcaggctttgctattaaccgttaaagtcggcgggtttttaaatgtatctatttttcctttgaaactttaacatcgattttctcaaaaactataaggtctttttgaaaaaaaaatttttcctcttattccttctgatctccttaatatattctccaaatttgaggctcttagcacttaagggggctttgctattaacccttaaagtcggcggcttttttatattatacgggagcgtaatattacgcaattacggcagactgtgtaatttcaatgggagtttactgtcttacgcgtaatttgttacgcgtaaaatgtaacccacggtctacgcgtaattaattacgcgtaataccgtaaccttacacgtaacgcttacggtgcatttgtagtgaattacgatgcgtaattacgctaatgcgtaatttcggcccagcactgattcaaacaccaacactagtctAAAGTCTCCCATCCACTTTATCATTTCAAAAATGATTATGTACTTGATTGATTTTAGATTATCTCTAAAATTAAATTAATATAAACTTTTAGTGTGTCATTTATTTCAGATCAGCCTGTGTTGTACTGAATATTTTTGTTACTACAAttttactaccatattattatggacTGTGAAAGAACAGTGTGTTTTCACTTTCTAAGAAACCATAATATCATTGATGAAAAATGATTGCCTCTACCCATTAAATTCCAGTTGATTATTTGGCATATTGTAGATCAAAatccacatggggcttgattcacaaagcggtgctaactgttagcatgcctgtgaaaacccccttagcacgtctaaacgagcttttcgcgcgtaaaactttacgagcgtaaaactttatgcacgcactgcacagagcgcagggcgctccgcgcgaagtgctcattaaagcctatgggacttagcgtgcgcataggactttgtgcgcgcaaaactttgtgcacaaaactttgtgcacaaaactttgtgcgcgatctgattgagaaatctggtgctaacctacttagcaccctggttagcacgtctgaagactttaggggcttgattcacaaagcggtgctaacctacttagcacgtctaaagtctttagacgcgctaaccagggtgctaagtaggttagcaccggatttctcaatcagatcgcgcgctaactttgcgcgcgtaaagttttacgcgcgcaaagttttacgcgtgataagtcccataggctttaatgggcacttcgcacggtgcgccctgcgcgtaaagttttatgcgcgaaaagcttgtttagacgtgctaagtgggttttcacaggcgtgctaacagttagcaccgctttgtgaatcaagcccaagacgtactaagtaggttagcaccgctttgtgaatcaagccccatgacttaTACTGATCAATGAGAAAATACCACCTACCTCAAAGAACTCACaaggtttaaccacttctggaccagCCTAAATGAAATCTATGCCTTGTGTGGGACctgttatctctgccagggcATACATTTCAATTACCATACCACACGTAATTGCCGCTACCACCTATCATGCTGATCTTCCACTGCTGCAGCCCACTCAATCTACCATCACTGTGACAAGAGAGTGCCATGAGCTGGTCAAGAGCTGATTTCACTGgctccaatcacattggctcacagtgatcacagggtcaggaaccaatgtaatcggctcctgacctgctcacagaacTCTGCTGCCATAGCAATGGCAGAGTGAGTGAGCATTAGTTATGGGAGAGCGCCGCCAACGGTGAGGGTGATGGGTCCTGCAGGGTAATGTCGATGAACCCTGTTTTTGCACCAGCAGTTTCTGGTCCTTAGGGGTGCGACCACCTTTCAGTAGTGGTAACCATTAACATAatgttctcctctcctgcttaaataactgcagctgtccttgtcaGGTTTAGATGGTCCATTTCAATTGTATAAACTAGTAAAAAAGCCCATccattaaaaaacgggcgctaggctaCGGGCGCTTCCCCCCAGCAACGGGAGCACAGATGCGTCTCGCTCACCTGTCCTCCACCactgtctgcagtatatgcacacagggagatgttgcttgcttggcagttggaaaaagccaagttatttcccacaatgcaatgaggttcacagacagcaaactgtcaagtctggaagcacggatacacacacacacatggacaggatgcagagacacaggggttttattatatagggtgATGGCTCTGATCCTGTTGACGATACCAAAGATATATTTAGTAACAACAGGTGGCGGTACCACAAATGAGGGGTCACCCACAACCAGTATAGTAGTTACTGGTGTAAGTACTGATGTTAAGGATGAGCCACTTGATCATAAGTCTAGATAAGTGTACTTTGTGAAGGAAGGGAATAGAAGGCTTCTCTGCCCCCTGTTTACAAAGTAAACCTCAATCTTAAAGGAAGCATAAAGCAAATTTGGCTGTCCCGTGATATACTTaccggaggcttcctccagcctcttgaaGCCAACatgtcccacacagcatctccgctcgcagttgccggcccggggtccccgctgatgcagaggccgacctccttcACTGTGTATGGGCAGTACGCTGCAGACAatatggacttgattgacagcggcgctttacacagacgcagtaaggacgaccatgaggtcagcctctgcaccattGGGGACCCTGGGCTGGTGGCTGCGAGTATAGATGCGGCAAGTGACATgtcggcttcaaggggctggaggaagcccccagtaggtatatcatggggcagcaaaATTTGCTTTATGtttcatttaacctccctggcggtaagcccgagctgagcttgggctatgccgcgcagggagatatttcagcccctggtggggcgattttgaccatgtaaagtgctgtgcgcgcagctagcactttgctagctgcgcgcacagcttgatcgccgccgctctgcggcgatcgcccgcatgcagcggcagaagagggcccccccaccagagccctgcgctgcccgaaccaatgagttccgggcagcgctatgggctggatcgagtgcgcctgacgtcaggaagtcggctgacgtccattacgtcatgccgatcgtcgccatggcgacaggagaagccaaacaggggaacgcgttatatacacgctcccctgtttgctattgatgccggcgacgatcgcactagagagccacatgcgccctctagtggtgtttcatgtagctaccacactggtagctttacatgaaactaaaaaaaaataattaaaaaaaaaatttttttgccgagttgaaaaaaaaaattaaccgccagggaggttaagggtgaCTGAAATGATGTAATCCATGCTCTCAATATTTTATAATGTGTGCTGAATTGCATTTTTTTAATCACTTTAATTATAAAAGTTTCCCGTTTGACTAAAACCTGTATTccactttataaaataaaaagtattttgctatattTTGATGAATTTCActgaactgaaagtaaaaattataaaatgaaaTTTAATATTACATTTATGAAAATTAAAAGTATACTAACTCAATGTTTTAATACTTCAGGAGATAAGCTAACATTGAATACAACTACTGCATCACCAACCCCAAATTATACCAGTACAACCCCCATAGCTACAACACCAACAGTCAGCACAGCACCCGCATCCAGTACTACCTCTGGAAGCAGGACAACACCTGAGGCCACTACAGCATTTGAATCAGGAACCACAGCGGAGACCAGCACATCACCAAAAGGCAGTACAACACCTGGATCCAATACAACACAAGGAGTCAGTAAAACTTATGAAACCAGTTTGTCACCAGAATCATCCAGTACAACAACTTTAATCAGTACATTGTCAGAAGCCAGTACAGCACCAGAAGAAACTACTACACTTGCAGAAACCAGTACATCACCTGTAATCAGCACATCAGTTGTAGCCAGTTCATCTTTGGGGGCCAGTACAACACCTGTACTCAGTACAACACTTGCAGGCAGTTCCACTTCTGGAATTAGTGCAACATCAGAAGCCAGTACCACAACTGATGTCAGTACCTCTTCTGGGACCACTCCAATGCCTGTGCCAAGTACAACAGCTGGCACCAGTTCCACTACTGGAATCAGTACAACACCAGAGATTAGAAGCATACCTGGAGCCAGTACCCTTTCTGGAATCACTTCAATACCTGTATCTAGTACAATGCTTGAAACCGCGTCCACTCCTGGAAAAACTACCCCTTCAGAAACCAGTGCCACAGCTGTAATCAGTCCAACTACCCCTTCTGGGACTGCTACAACACCTGTACTCAGTACAACACCTGGAACCAGTTCCACTACTCGACCTAGTACAATATCAGAGGTTAGTAGCACACCTGGAGCCAGTACCCCTTCTAGGACCACTTCAGGAACTAGTACACCTACAGCAGTCAGTACCACAACTGGTGCCAGTACCCCTTCTGTGACCAATACAACACCTGTTCTAAGTACATTTAAAACACCAGAAGCCAGCACTGGGACCACTCCAGGAACTAGTACACCAACAGGAGTCAGTACTACAACTGCAGTCAGTACTCCTTTTGTGACTACTACAACACCTGTTCTTAGTACAACATTTGAAACACCCGAAGCCAGTACTATATCTAGGACCACTACTTCAACACCTGCTCTCAGTACAATACTTGAAACTAATTCAATTTCTGGTATTAGTTCCATACCTGAAGTCAGTACCTTTTCTGAGACCACTGCAGCACCTGCACCTAGTACAATGCTTGAAACCAGTTCCGCTCTAGGAACTAGTACACCTGCAGGAGTCAGTACCACAACTGGAGCCAATACCCTTTCTGTGACCAATAAAATACTTGTTCTCAGTACAATTCTTGAAACTAGTTCAATTTCTGGTAATAGTACAACACTTGGTGCCAGTACTTCTTCTGAGACCACTACAGCATCAGTACCCAATACAACGCTTGAAACCAGTTCCAATCCAGGAACTAGTACACCTGCAGGAGTCAGTACCACAACTGGAGCCAGTACCCCATCTGGGACCACTACACCTGTACTCAATACAAAACTTGAAACTAGTTCAATTTCTGGAACTAGTACAACACTTGGTGCCAGTACTTCTTCTGAGACCACTACAGCATCAGTACCCAGTACAACGCTTGAAACCAGTTCCATTACAGGAACTAGTACACCAGCAGGAGTCAGTACCACAACTGGAACCAGTAATTCTTCTGTGACCACTACAACACCTGTTCTTAGTACAACATTTAAAGCACCTGAAGCCAGTACCATATCTGGGACCACTACTTCAACACCTGTTCTCAGTACAATACTTGAAACTAGTTCAATTTCTGAAATGAGTTCCACTCCTGAAGTCAGTACCTCTTCTGAGACCACTACAGCATCAGTACCCAGTACAACGCTTGAAACCAGTTCCACTCCAGGAACGAGTACACCAGCAGGAGTCCGTACCACAACTGGAGCCAGAACTGCTGAAGTCAGTATCTCTTCTGAGACCACTACAGCATCAGTACCCAGTACAACGCTTGAAACCAGTTCCAATCCAGCAACTAGTACACCAGCAGGAATCAGTACCCCAACTGGAGCCAGTACCCCTTCTGTGACCACTACAGCATCAGTACCCAGTACAACGCTACAAACCAGTTCCACTCCAGGAACTAGTACACCTGCAGGAGTCAGTACTACAACTGGAGCCAGTACCACATCTGGGACCACTACTAGAACACTAGTACTTAGTACAATACTTGAAACTAGTTCAGTTTCTGAAATGAGTTCTACACCTGAAGTCAGTACCTCTTCTGAGACTACTACAGCATTAGTATCCAGTACAACGTTTGAAACCAGTTCCACTCCAGGAATTAGTACACCTGCAGGAGTCAGTACCACAACTGGAGCCAGTACTCCTTCTGTGACCACTACAACACCTGTTCTTAGTACAACGTTTAAAACACCCGAAGCCAATAGCATATCTGGGACCACTTCTTCAACACTTGTTCTTAGTACAATACTTGAAACTAGTTCCATTTCTGAAATTAGTTCTATACCTGAAGTCGGTACCTCTTCTGAGACCACTTCAGCACCTGTACCTAGTACAATGCTTGAAACCAGTTCCGCTCCAGGAACTAGTACACCTGCAGGAGTCAGTACCACAACTGGAGCCAGTACCCCTTCTGTGACTAATACAACACCTGTTCTGAGTACAATACTTGAAACTAGTTCAATTTCTGGAAATAGTACAACACTTGGTGCCAGTACCTCTTCTGAGACCACTACAGCATCAGTACCCAGTACAACGCTTGAAACCAGTTCCACTCCAGGAACTAGTACACCTGCAGGAGTCAGTACCACAACTGGAGCCAGTACTCCTTCTGTGACCACTACAACACCTGTTCTTAGTACAACGTTTAAAACACCCGAAGCCAATAGCATATCTGGGACCACTACTTCAACACTTGTTCTCAGTACAATACCTGAAACTAGTTCCATTTCTGAAATTAGTTCCATACCTGAAGTCAGTACCTCTTCTGAGAccactgcatcacctgtacctagtACAATGCTTGAAACCAGTTCCGCTCCAGGAACTAGTACACCTGCAGGAGTCAGTACCACAACTGGAGCCAGTACCCCTTCTGTGACTAATACAACACCTGTTCTGAGTACAATACTTGAAACTAGTTCAATTTCTAGAAATAGTACAACACTTGGTGCCAGTACTTCTTCTGAGACCACTACAGCATCAGTACCCAGTACAAGGCTTGAAACCAGTTCCACTCCAGGAACTAGTACACCAGCAGGAGTCAGTACCACAACTGGAGCCAGAACTCCTGAAGTCAGTATCTCTTCTGAGACCACTACAGCATCAGTACCCAGTACAACGCTTGAAACCAGTTCCGCTCCAGGAACTAGTACACCTGCAGGAGTCAGTACCCCAACTGGAGCCAGTACCCCTTCTGTGACCACTACAGCATCAGTACCCAGTACAACGCTAGAAACCAGTTTCACTCCAGGAACTAGTACACCTGCAGGAGTCAGTACTACAACTGAAGCCAGTACCACATCTGGGACCACTACTAGAACACTAGTACCTAGTACAATACTTGAAACTAGTTCAATTTCTGAAATGAGTTCTACACCTGAAGTCAGTACCTCTTCTGAGACTACTACAGCATTAGTATTCAGTACAACGTTTGAAACCAGTTCCACTCCAGGAACTAGTACACCTGCAGGAGTCAGTACCACAACTGGAGCCAGTACCCCTTCTGTGACCAATACAACACCTGTTCTGAGTACAATACTTGAAACTAGTTCAATTTCTGGAACTAGTACAACACTTGGTGCCAGTACTTCTTCTGAGACCACTACAGCATCAGTACCCAGTACAACGCTTGAAACCAGTTCCTCTCCAGGAACTAGTACACCTACAGGAGTCAGTACCACAACTGGAGCCAGTACTCCTTCTGTGACCACTACAACACCTGTTCTTAGTACAACGTTTAAAACACCCGAAGCCAATAGCATATCTGGGACCACTACTTCAACACTTGTTCTCAGTACAATACTTGAAACTAGTTCCATTTCTGAAATTAGTTCTATACCTGAAGTCAGTACCTCTTCTGAGACTACTGCAGCACCTGTACCTAGTACAATGCTTGAAACCAGTTCCGCTCCAGGAACTAGTACACCTGCAGGAGTCAGTACCACAACTGGAGCCAGTACCCCTTCTGTGACCAATACAACACCTGTTCTGAGTACAATACTTGAAACTAGTTCAATTTCTGAAAATAGTACAACACTTGGTGCCAGTACCTCTTCTGAGACCACTACAGCATCAGTACCCAGTACAACGCTTGAAACCCGTTCCATTCCAGGAACTAGTACACCTGCAGGAGTCAGTACCACAACTGGAGCCAGTACCCCTTCTGTGACCAATACAACACCTGTTCTCAGTACAATTCTTGAAACTAGTTCAATTTCTGGAAATAGTACAACACTTGCTGCCAGTACCTCTTCTGAAAACACTACAGCATCAGTACCCAGTACAAGGCTTGAAACCAGTTCCACTCCAGGAACTAGTACACCTGCAGGAGGCAGTACCACAACTGGAGCCAGTACCCCTTCTGTGACCACTACAGCATCAGTACCCAGTACAACGCTTGAAACCAGTTCCGCTCCAGAAACTAGTACACCTGCAGGAGTCAGTACCACATCTGAGACCACTACACCTGTGCTCAGTACAATACTTGAAACTAGTTCGATTTCTGGAAATAATACAACACTTGGTGCCAGTACCTCTTCTGAGATCACTACAGCATCAGTACCCAGTACAACGCTTGAAACCAGTTCCAATCCAGGAACTAGTACACCAGCAGGAGTCAGTACCACAACTGGAGCCAGTACCCCTTCTGTGACCACTACAGCATCAGTACCCAGTACAACGCTTGAAACCAGTTCCACTCCAGGAACTAGTACACCTG is a window of Hyperolius riggenbachi isolate aHypRig1 chromosome 6, aHypRig1.pri, whole genome shotgun sequence DNA encoding:
- the LOC137522047 gene encoding uncharacterized protein — translated: MLETSSALGTSTPAGVSTTTGANTLSVTNKILVLSTILETSSISGNSTTLGASTSSETTTASVPNTTLETSSNPGTSTPAGVSTTTGASTPSGTTTPVLNTKLETSSISGTSTTLGASTSSETTTASVPSTTLETSSITGTSTPAGVSTTTGTSNSSVTTTTPVLSTTFKAPEASTISGTTTSTPVLSTILETSSISEMSSTPEVSTSSETTTASVPSTTLETSSTPGTSTPAGVRTTTGARTAEVSISSETTTASVPSTTLETSSNPATSTPAGISTPTGASTPSVTTTASVPSTTLQTSSTPGTSTPAGVSTTTGASTTSGTTTRTLVLSTILETSSVSEMSSTPEVSTSSETTTALVSSTTFETSSTPGISTPAGVSTTTGASTPSVTTTTPVLSTTFKTPEANSISGTTSSTLVLSTILETSSISEISSIPEVGTSSETTSAPTMNALQPTFPTLMDVQNVTFRRVDLSCCATETPVPPESGSDTQDGVAPEVTSGVKAAALLSTTEQWIS